In Alosa sapidissima isolate fAloSap1 chromosome 11, fAloSap1.pri, whole genome shotgun sequence, a single window of DNA contains:
- the lamb4 gene encoding laminin subunit beta-4 isoform X1 has translation MLILGPLLFLLTCLATPLFAQEDECDDNSCHPQLGDLMLGRSAQLSATSTCGLAGPQNYCILGYLEDEQKCFLCDSRNPYNRYHNPNSHRIENVITTFEGSQRKMKWWQSENAVHHVSIKLDLETVFQFSHLVLTFKSFRPAAMLVERSKDFGQTWKVFRYFAENCQLSFPGVSEGPATSLDEVICDSRYSGPEPSTDGEVVLKALDPRFEINDPYDPKIQELITITNLRVNFTQLLTLGDTLLGRRRRNPEDKYYYALYEMLVRGSCFCNGHASQCMPVDNARGDAFNERGMIHGRCVCQHHTIGTNCERCEDFYNDAPWRPSESTDPHTCRKCNCYGHSERCHFDMARFVASGEVSGGVCEDCRNNRVGAQCEQCQPYFYQDPSRSLEDPQACIPCDCDPAGSLDNGLCDALTGRCVCKENVEGDRCDRCKFAFFGLRQDDPSGCQFCQCNLLGSITTPHACDQTTGQCFCQPFATGPYCDQCVPGYWGLGNTVYSCLPCDCDTGGSTSSLCSSIDGQCPCRPNMVGLSCSSPAPGHFLAPLDYYIYEAEDATPLGSGGSSLVNPPNPTGVPLPICEHYYREQGYDFKLSDGQYVLIRRERRSSRQRRQDQPQYIEPDPAVQVRERRPGFPITWTGPGFRRAPQGAVLRFNINNIPASLQYHLLLHYEPESSDDWVASIRIVPSAPLDYGRCQNDPAADMELTLSGSKRVALLDTTVCLEAGVPYSVDVTLRKQSSPDSQSSPYILMDSLGLVPQVDSPRTQDGSCSEATELQQYRCVELNAATPPDQCQGLISSISALIHNGAHHCSCNEEGAYRETCAKFGGQCECKPNVIGRCCDSCARLTFGFGPNGCTPCDCESMGSTAELCDVTTGQCPCRAEVTGRHCDQCLPGHYGFPQCSPCRCNGLADLCDPITGACLDCRDFSTGHNCDKCLPGYYGDPVFREPCEPCRCPDVQGSDRFFALSCTKDDDTDSLTCDCLRGHAGARCDSCAPGFYGDLALPEAQCEECRCNDNTDPQDARACDGVTGVCLRCLHNTRGPSCESCKPGYYGDALVQDCKECSCDRRGTEVVMCPLDSPCFCDEETGQCPCRTGVTGPLCNECEDGYWNLDGDAGCQPCRCDPDHSLNNVCDKVTGQCPCLPEYGGQYCYECAENYFGNPDVQCLYCDCNMEGTLRPACDVDTGECRCRPGVTGILCDECAPGHEATFPECPPCHPCSLLWAANITDVKKAAEKMQTLVPKPGDQKESSYSQRWQHILDLQSQLESALNMTGNTQSELDAAEDLLSRIMELKDSIDPSAIVVDPTSLLNTEIDNIKLEFKKLIDKLIDKTKEVPITDPKALNDTLEEIRQHYKDFIKDEERVKDAEDKVESSRDIRQKTKLELAKCHTGGWDTLEKKVKALNVVKFNEEVCGAPGDAECSEAKCGGALCKNDANKSKCGGPGCKGSLPLSHSAFETAENTEIDLIDLNHKLRESEIKINEARDMNEEIKGETVKMKKKINDSKNKFEKEKNGTKDLIKKVKDYLTDETASPEDIEEIAKAVLAIKLPKTPDEIQSMIKNIRDLLSNFTNSQEDLELLEEKAKTAEKLLEQANNVKNRAKAIDVSDIRKTLQEAKLLQDKVTDNLRDATNSTVQGADKVKETKGKLDTIEARLNPNVTKLLQDVEALKNKTEMNRAQAEEAKAAADAALKNATGVSTDIKEVIELFEELKDKKSNQTANDEVKDRLKNITAEVESMAKDVADKMKKIEDLEKRLQAVIKDKEDKENDVAKLLEEATALRKVIAEKADNYIQCRS, from the exons ATGTTGATCCTGGGCCCTTTACTGTTCCTGCTCACGT GTTTGGCCACCCCTCTGTTCGCTCAGGAGGATGAGTGTGATGACAACTCGTGTCACCCACAGCTGGGAGACTTGATGCTCGGCCGTTCTGCACAGCTTTCGGCCACCTCCACCTGCGGACTCGCAGGACCTCAGAACTACTGCATCTTGGGATACCTGGAG GATGAGCAGAAATGCTTCCTCTGCGACTCAAGGAATCCTTACAATCGCTATCACAATCCCAATAGTCATCGCATCGAGAATGTGATCACAACCTTTGAAGGGTCACAACGCAAGATGAAGTGGTGGCAGTCTGAAAATG CTGTTCACCATGTTAGCATTAAACTGGACCTGGAGACTGTGTTCCAGTTTAGCCATCTTGTTCTAACTTTTAAG AGCTTCCGCCCTGCTGCCATGCTGGTGGAGAGGTCTAAGGATTTTGGACAGACCTGGAAGGTGTTCCGCTACTTTGCTGAGAACTGTCAACTCTCCTTCCCTGGAGTGTCCGAGGGACCAGCAACAAGTTTAGATGAGGTCATCTGTGATAGCCGCTACTCTGGCCCAGAGCCCTCCACTGATGGAGAG GTTGTGCTCAAAGCCTTGGATCCCAGGTTTGAAATAAATGATCCATATGACCCTAAAATACAAG AGCTCATCACCATAACTAACCTGCGGGTGAACTTCACACAACTCCTCACTTTGGGCGATACACTGCTGGGCCGTCGGCGGAGGAACCCCGAGGACAAATACTACTATGCGCTGTATGAGATGTTGGTGCGGGGAAGCTGCTTCTGCAACGGCCATGCCAGCCAGTGCATGCCTGTGGATAATGCCCGAGGGGATGCGTTCAACGAGCGAGGCATG attcacgGCCGATGTGTGTGTCAGCACCACACAATTGGTACCAACTGTGAGAGATGTGAAGACTTTTACAATGATGCCCCCTGGAGGCCGTCTGAGTCTACAGATCCTCATACCTGCAGAA AATGCAACTGTTACGGTCACTCGGAGAGGTGTCACTTTGACATGGCGCGGTTTGTGGCCAGCGGGGAGGTAAGTGGCGGTGTGTGTGAAGACTGCCGCAACAACCGCGTGGGCGCCCAGTGTGAGCAGTGCCAGCCCTACTTCTACCAGGACCCCAGCAGATCCCTGGAGGACCCTCAGGCATGCATAC CATGTGATTGTGACCCTGCTGGCTCGCTGGACAATGGCCTCTGTGATGCCTTAACGGGACGGTGCGTGTGTAAGGAGAATGTGGAGGGGGACAGGTGTGACCGCTGTAAATTTGCCTTCTTCGGCTTACGCCAGGATGACCCCTCAGGCTGCCAGT tTTGTCAGTGTAACTTACTTGGTAGCATCACAACACCCCATGCATGTGACCAGACCACAGGCCAGTGTTTCTGTCAGCCTTTTGCCACAGGACCGTACTGTGACCAGTGTGTG CCAGGCTATTGGGGTCTAGGAAACACTGTATACAGCTGTCTGCCTTGTGACTGTGACACAGGTGGATCCACCAGCAGTTT GTGCTCCAGTATTGATGGTCAGTGTCCTTGCCGGCCCAACATGGTGGGGCTCAGCTGCAGTAGTCCGGCTCCTGGTCACTTTCTGGCCCCGCTGGACTACTACATCTATGAGGCTGAGGACGCCACACCGCTGGGAAGCGGTGGTTCATCACTG GTGAATCCACCCAACCCCACCGGTGTACCACTGCCCATCTGTGAGCATTACTACCGTGAACAAGGTTATGACTTCAAACTCAGTGATGGACAGTATGTGCTCATCAGACGAGAGAGGCGGAGCAGTCGACAACGAAGACAGGACCAG CCTCAGTATATAGAGCCTGATCCAGCTGTGCAGGTCAGAGAGCGCCGGCCTGGTTTCCCCATCACATGGACTGGACCTGGGTTCAGGAGAGCTCCACAGGGTGCAGTCCTCCGGTTCAACATTAACAACATCCCAGCCTCCCTGCAGTACCACCTTCTGCTCCACTATGAGCCAGAG TCCTCAGACGACTGGGTGGCCAGTATCAGAATTGTGCCTTCAGCACCTTTGGACTACGGAAGGTGTCAGAATGACCCAGCGGCAGACATGGAGCTAACACTGTCTGGTTCCAAAAG GGTGGCTCTTTTGGATACCACAGTGTGTTTGGAAGCTGGTGTGCCATACTCTGTGGATGTCACTCTAAGAAAGCAGTCCAGTCCAGACTCCCAGTCTAGCCCATACATCCTGATGGACTCG CTGGGCCTTGTCCCTCAGGTGGACTCCCCCCGGACTCAGGACGGGAGCTGCTCCGAGGCTACTGAGCTTCAGCAGTACCGCTGTGTGGAGCTGAACGCTGCCACGCCCCCTGACCAGTGCCAGGGTCTCATTAGCAGCATATCTGCCCTCATCCACAACGGTGCCCATC ACTGCAGCTGTAATGAAGAGGGGGCCTACAGAGAAACCTGTGCAAAATTTGGGGGTCAGTGTGAGTGTAAGCCAAACGTGATTGGCCGCTGCTGCGACTCTTGTGCCCGACTGACCTTTGGCTTTGGACCAAATGGATGCACAC CCTGTGACTGTGAGTCCATGGGCTCAACAGCTGAGCTCTGTGATGTGACCACTGGCCAGTGTCCATGCCGTGCGGAGGTGACTGGCAGGCATTGTGACCAGTGTCTGCCTGGCCATTATGGCTTTCCTCAGTGCTCGCCCTGTCGGTGCAATGGACTGGCTGACCTTTGTGACCCCATCACTGGAGCATGTTTGGACTGCCGGGACTTCTCCACTGGACACAATTGTGACAA GTGCCTTCCTGGTTACTACGGAGACCCAGTCTTCAGAGAGCCCTGTGAGCCGTGCAGATGCCCAGATGTGCAGGGGAGTGACCGTTTCTTCGCCCTGTCCTGCACCAAGGACGACGACACCGACAGCCTCACCTGTGACTGCCTCAGGGGCCACGCAG GAGCCCGATGTGACAGCTGTGCACCTGGCTTTTACGGAGACCTGGCGCTGCCTGAGGCCCAGTGTGAGGAGTGCCGCTGCAACGACAACACGGACCCTCAGGACGCCAGGGCCTGTGACGGGGTGACCGGTGTCTGCCTGCGCTGCCTACACAACACCCGTGGGCCCTCCTGTGAGAGCTGCAAGCCAGGATACTATGGCGATGCTCTGGTCCAAGACTGCAAAG AATGCTCGTGTGATCGGCGTGGCACAGAGGTGGTCATGTGCCCACTGGACAGCCCGTGTTTCTGTGATGAGGAGACTGGGCAGTGCCCCTGCCGCACAGGTGTGACCGGCCCTCTCTGTAATGAGTGTGAGGATGGCTACTGGAACCTGGATGGTGATGCAGGATGCCAGCCTTGCAGATGTGACCCTGATCACTCACTCAACAATGTCTGTGACAAG GTCACAGGCCAGTGCCCCTGTCTGCCTGAGTATGGGGGTCAATATTGTTACGAGTGTGCCGAAAACTACTTTGGAAACCCCGACGTTCAGTGCCTTT ACTGTGACTGTAACATGGAGGGCACCCTGCGGCCGGCCTGTGACGTGGACACGGGTGAGTGCCGGTGCCGCCCTGGCGTGACGGGCAtcctgtgtgatgagtgtgccCCAGGCCATGAGGCCACCTTCCCTGAGTGCCCACCTTGCCATCCCTGCTCTTTGCTTTGGGCTGCAAACATCACAGATGTCAAGAAAGCTGCAGAGAAGATGCAAACCCTCGTCCCTAAGCCTGGTGACCAAAAGGAGTCCAGTTACAGTCAGCGCTGGCAACACATACTGGACCTGCAGTCCCAGCTGGAGTCGGCTCTGAACATGACAGGAAATACCCAGTCAGAACTCGATGCAGCCGAGGATCTCCTCTCCCGTATCAT GGAGCTGAAAGACAGCATAGATCCCAGTGCCATTGTCGTTGACCCAACATCACTTCTGAACACAGAAATAGATAACATCAAGCTGGAGTTCAAGAAACTTATAGATAAGTTAATCGATAAAACAAAGGAAGTCCCAATAACAGATCCTAAGGCTCTGAATG ACACACTGGAGGAGATCAGACAGCACTATAAAGACTTCATCAAAGACGAGGAGCGGGTCAAGGATGCAGAGGACAAGGTGGAGTCGTCCAGGGACATCAGGCAGAAGACCAAGCTAGAGCTGGCCAAGTGTCACACCGGAGGCTGGGACACACTAGAAAAGAAAGTCAAAGCTTTGAATGTGGTCAAGTTCAATGAAGAG GTGTGCGGGGCCCCAGGTGACGCCGAGTGCTCTGAGGCCAAGTGCGGCGGTGCTCTGTGTAAGAATGACGCTAACAAGAGCAAGTGTGGAGGCCCTGGCTGCAAGGGCAGCCTTCCTCTGAGCCACAGCGCCTTCGAGACAGCAGAGAACACCGAGATCGACCTCATTGATCTGAACCACAAACTCAGAGAATCAGAAATCAAG ATTAATGAGGCCAGAGACATGAATGAAGAAATTAAAGGAGAAACAGTCAAGATGAAAAAGAAGATCAATGACAGCAAGAACAAATTTGAGAAGGAGAAGAATGGTACCAAGGATCTCATCAAGAAAGTGAAGGACTACCTCACAG ATGAGACGGCAAGCCCAGAGGACATTGAGGAAATTGCCAAAGCAGTCTTAGCTATTAAGCTCCCCAAGACTCCGGATGAGATCCAAAGCATGATCAAAAACATCCGTGACCTGCTGTCCAACTTTACAAACTCTCAAGAGGACCTAGAGCTCCTGGAGGAGAAAGCCAAGACAGCAGAGAAACTACTTGAACAAGCCAACAATGTCAA AAACCGAGCAAAGGCAATCGATGTGAGTGACATTCGGAAGACGTTACAAGAGGCTAAACTCTTACAGGATAAGGTCACGGATAACCTAAGGGATGCCACAAATTCCACAGTCCAGGGTGCTGACAAAGTGAAAGAG ACTAAAGGTAAACTGGACACCATAGAGGCACGGTTGAATCCAAATGTGACAAAGTTGCTGCAAGATGTTGAAGCGTTGAAGAATAAAACTGAGATGAACCGAGCGCAGGCAGAGGAGGCCAAAGCTGCAGCGGACGCTGCCCTAAAAAATGCCACAGGTGTCAGCACG GATATCAAAGAGGTCATTGAACTGTTTGAGGAGCTAAAGGACAAAAAATCAAATCAGACTGCTAATGACGAGGTAAAAGATCGTCTGAAAAATATCACAGCTGAAGTGGAAAGTATGGCCAAAGATGTGGCTGACAAGATGAAGAAAATTgaag ACTTGGAAAAAAGACTCCAAGCAGTCATCAAAGATAAAGAAGATAAAGAGAATGATGTTGCTAAGCTGTTGGAGGAGGCAACAGCCCTCAGAAAAGTGATTGCCGAAAAAGCTGACAACTACATACAGTGCCGCTCCTAA
- the lamb4 gene encoding laminin subunit beta-4 isoform X2: protein MLILGPLLFLLTCLATPLFAQEDECDDNSCHPQLGDLMLGRSAQLSATSTCGLAGPQNYCILGYLEDEQKCFLCDSRNPYNRYHNPNSHRIENVITTFEGSQRKMKWWQSENAVHHVSIKLDLETVFQFSHLVLTFKSFRPAAMLVERSKDFGQTWKVFRYFAENCQLSFPGVSEGPATSLDEVICDSRYSGPEPSTDGEVVLKALDPRFEINDPYDPKIQELITITNLRVNFTQLLTLGDTLLGRRRRNPEDKYYYALYEMLVRGSCFCNGHASQCMPVDNARGDAFNERGMIHGRCVCQHHTIGTNCERCEDFYNDAPWRPSESTDPHTCRKCNCYGHSERCHFDMARFVASGEVSGGVCEDCRNNRVGAQCEQCQPYFYQDPSRSLEDPQACIPCDCDPAGSLDNGLCDALTGRCVCKENVEGDRCDRCKFAFFGLRQDDPSGCQFCQCNLLGSITTPHACDQTTGQCFCQPFATGPYCDQCVPGYWGLGNTVYSCLPCDCDTGGSTSSLCSSIDGQCPCRPNMVGLSCSSPAPGHFLAPLDYYIYEAEDATPLGSGGSSLVNPPNPTGVPLPICEHYYREQGYDFKLSDGQYVLIRRERRSSRQRRQDQPQYIEPDPAVQVRERRPGFPITWTGPGFRRAPQGAVLRFNINNIPASLQYHLLLHYEPESSDDWVASIRIVPSAPLDYGRCQNDPAADMELTLSGSKRVALLDTTVCLEAGVPYSVDVTLRKQSSPDSQSSPYILMDSLGLVPQVDSPRTQDGSCSEATELQQYRCVELNAATPPDQCQGLISSISALIHNGAHHCSCNEEGAYRETCAKFGGQCECKPNVIGRCCDSCARLTFGFGPNGCTPCDCESMGSTAELCDVTTGQCPCRAEVTGRHCDQCLPGHYGFPQCSPCRCNGLADLCDPITGACLDCRDFSTGHNCDKCLPGYYGDPVFREPCEPCRCPDVQGSDRFFALSCTKDDDTDSLTCDCLRGHAGARCDSCAPGFYGDLALPEAQCEECRCNDNTDPQDARACDGVTGVCLRCLHNTRGPSCESCKPGYYGDALVQDCKECSCDRRGTEVVMCPLDSPCFCDEETGQCPCRTGVTGPLCNECEDGYWNLDGDAGCQPCRCDPDHSLNNVCDKVTGQCPCLPEYGGQYCYECAENYFGNPDVQCLYCDCNMEGTLRPACDVDTGECRCRPGVTGILCDECAPGHEATFPECPPCHPCSLLWAANITDVKKAAEKMQTLVPKPGDQKESSYSQRWQHILDLQSQLESALNMTGNTQSELDAAEDLLSRIMELKDSIDPSAIVVDPTSLLNTEIDNIKLEFKKLIDKLIDKTKEVPITDPKALNDTLEEIRQHYKDFIKDEERVKDAEDKVESSRDIRQKTKLELAKCHTGGWDTLEKKVKALNVVKFNEEVCGAPGDAECSEAKCGGALCKNDANKSKCGGPGCKGSLPLSHSAFETAENTEIDLIDLNHKLRESEIKINEARDMNEEIKGETVKMKKKINDSKNKFEKEKNGTKDLIKKVKDYLTVFCQQMRRQAQRTLRKLPKQS from the exons ATGTTGATCCTGGGCCCTTTACTGTTCCTGCTCACGT GTTTGGCCACCCCTCTGTTCGCTCAGGAGGATGAGTGTGATGACAACTCGTGTCACCCACAGCTGGGAGACTTGATGCTCGGCCGTTCTGCACAGCTTTCGGCCACCTCCACCTGCGGACTCGCAGGACCTCAGAACTACTGCATCTTGGGATACCTGGAG GATGAGCAGAAATGCTTCCTCTGCGACTCAAGGAATCCTTACAATCGCTATCACAATCCCAATAGTCATCGCATCGAGAATGTGATCACAACCTTTGAAGGGTCACAACGCAAGATGAAGTGGTGGCAGTCTGAAAATG CTGTTCACCATGTTAGCATTAAACTGGACCTGGAGACTGTGTTCCAGTTTAGCCATCTTGTTCTAACTTTTAAG AGCTTCCGCCCTGCTGCCATGCTGGTGGAGAGGTCTAAGGATTTTGGACAGACCTGGAAGGTGTTCCGCTACTTTGCTGAGAACTGTCAACTCTCCTTCCCTGGAGTGTCCGAGGGACCAGCAACAAGTTTAGATGAGGTCATCTGTGATAGCCGCTACTCTGGCCCAGAGCCCTCCACTGATGGAGAG GTTGTGCTCAAAGCCTTGGATCCCAGGTTTGAAATAAATGATCCATATGACCCTAAAATACAAG AGCTCATCACCATAACTAACCTGCGGGTGAACTTCACACAACTCCTCACTTTGGGCGATACACTGCTGGGCCGTCGGCGGAGGAACCCCGAGGACAAATACTACTATGCGCTGTATGAGATGTTGGTGCGGGGAAGCTGCTTCTGCAACGGCCATGCCAGCCAGTGCATGCCTGTGGATAATGCCCGAGGGGATGCGTTCAACGAGCGAGGCATG attcacgGCCGATGTGTGTGTCAGCACCACACAATTGGTACCAACTGTGAGAGATGTGAAGACTTTTACAATGATGCCCCCTGGAGGCCGTCTGAGTCTACAGATCCTCATACCTGCAGAA AATGCAACTGTTACGGTCACTCGGAGAGGTGTCACTTTGACATGGCGCGGTTTGTGGCCAGCGGGGAGGTAAGTGGCGGTGTGTGTGAAGACTGCCGCAACAACCGCGTGGGCGCCCAGTGTGAGCAGTGCCAGCCCTACTTCTACCAGGACCCCAGCAGATCCCTGGAGGACCCTCAGGCATGCATAC CATGTGATTGTGACCCTGCTGGCTCGCTGGACAATGGCCTCTGTGATGCCTTAACGGGACGGTGCGTGTGTAAGGAGAATGTGGAGGGGGACAGGTGTGACCGCTGTAAATTTGCCTTCTTCGGCTTACGCCAGGATGACCCCTCAGGCTGCCAGT tTTGTCAGTGTAACTTACTTGGTAGCATCACAACACCCCATGCATGTGACCAGACCACAGGCCAGTGTTTCTGTCAGCCTTTTGCCACAGGACCGTACTGTGACCAGTGTGTG CCAGGCTATTGGGGTCTAGGAAACACTGTATACAGCTGTCTGCCTTGTGACTGTGACACAGGTGGATCCACCAGCAGTTT GTGCTCCAGTATTGATGGTCAGTGTCCTTGCCGGCCCAACATGGTGGGGCTCAGCTGCAGTAGTCCGGCTCCTGGTCACTTTCTGGCCCCGCTGGACTACTACATCTATGAGGCTGAGGACGCCACACCGCTGGGAAGCGGTGGTTCATCACTG GTGAATCCACCCAACCCCACCGGTGTACCACTGCCCATCTGTGAGCATTACTACCGTGAACAAGGTTATGACTTCAAACTCAGTGATGGACAGTATGTGCTCATCAGACGAGAGAGGCGGAGCAGTCGACAACGAAGACAGGACCAG CCTCAGTATATAGAGCCTGATCCAGCTGTGCAGGTCAGAGAGCGCCGGCCTGGTTTCCCCATCACATGGACTGGACCTGGGTTCAGGAGAGCTCCACAGGGTGCAGTCCTCCGGTTCAACATTAACAACATCCCAGCCTCCCTGCAGTACCACCTTCTGCTCCACTATGAGCCAGAG TCCTCAGACGACTGGGTGGCCAGTATCAGAATTGTGCCTTCAGCACCTTTGGACTACGGAAGGTGTCAGAATGACCCAGCGGCAGACATGGAGCTAACACTGTCTGGTTCCAAAAG GGTGGCTCTTTTGGATACCACAGTGTGTTTGGAAGCTGGTGTGCCATACTCTGTGGATGTCACTCTAAGAAAGCAGTCCAGTCCAGACTCCCAGTCTAGCCCATACATCCTGATGGACTCG CTGGGCCTTGTCCCTCAGGTGGACTCCCCCCGGACTCAGGACGGGAGCTGCTCCGAGGCTACTGAGCTTCAGCAGTACCGCTGTGTGGAGCTGAACGCTGCCACGCCCCCTGACCAGTGCCAGGGTCTCATTAGCAGCATATCTGCCCTCATCCACAACGGTGCCCATC ACTGCAGCTGTAATGAAGAGGGGGCCTACAGAGAAACCTGTGCAAAATTTGGGGGTCAGTGTGAGTGTAAGCCAAACGTGATTGGCCGCTGCTGCGACTCTTGTGCCCGACTGACCTTTGGCTTTGGACCAAATGGATGCACAC CCTGTGACTGTGAGTCCATGGGCTCAACAGCTGAGCTCTGTGATGTGACCACTGGCCAGTGTCCATGCCGTGCGGAGGTGACTGGCAGGCATTGTGACCAGTGTCTGCCTGGCCATTATGGCTTTCCTCAGTGCTCGCCCTGTCGGTGCAATGGACTGGCTGACCTTTGTGACCCCATCACTGGAGCATGTTTGGACTGCCGGGACTTCTCCACTGGACACAATTGTGACAA GTGCCTTCCTGGTTACTACGGAGACCCAGTCTTCAGAGAGCCCTGTGAGCCGTGCAGATGCCCAGATGTGCAGGGGAGTGACCGTTTCTTCGCCCTGTCCTGCACCAAGGACGACGACACCGACAGCCTCACCTGTGACTGCCTCAGGGGCCACGCAG GAGCCCGATGTGACAGCTGTGCACCTGGCTTTTACGGAGACCTGGCGCTGCCTGAGGCCCAGTGTGAGGAGTGCCGCTGCAACGACAACACGGACCCTCAGGACGCCAGGGCCTGTGACGGGGTGACCGGTGTCTGCCTGCGCTGCCTACACAACACCCGTGGGCCCTCCTGTGAGAGCTGCAAGCCAGGATACTATGGCGATGCTCTGGTCCAAGACTGCAAAG AATGCTCGTGTGATCGGCGTGGCACAGAGGTGGTCATGTGCCCACTGGACAGCCCGTGTTTCTGTGATGAGGAGACTGGGCAGTGCCCCTGCCGCACAGGTGTGACCGGCCCTCTCTGTAATGAGTGTGAGGATGGCTACTGGAACCTGGATGGTGATGCAGGATGCCAGCCTTGCAGATGTGACCCTGATCACTCACTCAACAATGTCTGTGACAAG GTCACAGGCCAGTGCCCCTGTCTGCCTGAGTATGGGGGTCAATATTGTTACGAGTGTGCCGAAAACTACTTTGGAAACCCCGACGTTCAGTGCCTTT ACTGTGACTGTAACATGGAGGGCACCCTGCGGCCGGCCTGTGACGTGGACACGGGTGAGTGCCGGTGCCGCCCTGGCGTGACGGGCAtcctgtgtgatgagtgtgccCCAGGCCATGAGGCCACCTTCCCTGAGTGCCCACCTTGCCATCCCTGCTCTTTGCTTTGGGCTGCAAACATCACAGATGTCAAGAAAGCTGCAGAGAAGATGCAAACCCTCGTCCCTAAGCCTGGTGACCAAAAGGAGTCCAGTTACAGTCAGCGCTGGCAACACATACTGGACCTGCAGTCCCAGCTGGAGTCGGCTCTGAACATGACAGGAAATACCCAGTCAGAACTCGATGCAGCCGAGGATCTCCTCTCCCGTATCAT GGAGCTGAAAGACAGCATAGATCCCAGTGCCATTGTCGTTGACCCAACATCACTTCTGAACACAGAAATAGATAACATCAAGCTGGAGTTCAAGAAACTTATAGATAAGTTAATCGATAAAACAAAGGAAGTCCCAATAACAGATCCTAAGGCTCTGAATG ACACACTGGAGGAGATCAGACAGCACTATAAAGACTTCATCAAAGACGAGGAGCGGGTCAAGGATGCAGAGGACAAGGTGGAGTCGTCCAGGGACATCAGGCAGAAGACCAAGCTAGAGCTGGCCAAGTGTCACACCGGAGGCTGGGACACACTAGAAAAGAAAGTCAAAGCTTTGAATGTGGTCAAGTTCAATGAAGAG GTGTGCGGGGCCCCAGGTGACGCCGAGTGCTCTGAGGCCAAGTGCGGCGGTGCTCTGTGTAAGAATGACGCTAACAAGAGCAAGTGTGGAGGCCCTGGCTGCAAGGGCAGCCTTCCTCTGAGCCACAGCGCCTTCGAGACAGCAGAGAACACCGAGATCGACCTCATTGATCTGAACCACAAACTCAGAGAATCAGAAATCAAG ATTAATGAGGCCAGAGACATGAATGAAGAAATTAAAGGAGAAACAGTCAAGATGAAAAAGAAGATCAATGACAGCAAGAACAAATTTGAGAAGGAGAAGAATGGTACCAAGGATCTCATCAAGAAAGTGAAGGACTACCTCACAG TGTTCTGTCAACAGATGAGACGGCAAGCCCAGAGGACATTGAGGAAATTGCCAAAGCAGTCTTAG